The sequence ATTTACCGGAGCCCAAACGGAGCCTGCAAGCGCGCCGACATTATTGCCGCCCTTGATATACGAATTGACAATATTCAAATTGTAGACATAGCCCCTTATCGCACCAAAAAGGCCTTGGCAACTATCTTCCGTATTTATGTATATACCGCTTATGGTATGTCCATTTCCATCGAAATTAACATAGGGAGTGTCGGCAGGCAATCCTGCAGGAATCCACTCGTATTTAGGCGGATTTTTCGCCCAGGTCTTCGCGTCACCTTTGTTTATCACAATATCCGTTTTCAAAATGTAATATTGCGATTCATCCGGGTTTGTTTTCAGGCGTTCCACCATAAGAGCAAATTCTTCGGGAGTGGAGATTTCCATGATTCCACCATCCGCCCTGAAGAATGTCTTTGCAGGCTTAACCGGCCACGGAACAGGCGCCCCGAGGGATTGTCCGACAGAGAGGATAAAAACCAATATAGCGAAAAATAAAGTCTTATTCATTATTTAATCCCCCTAGTCCTTAAGACACCTGACAAAGCATCCATTTCGTCTATAGTATTTATAAAGACCGGCATAACGCGATGTCATATAAGCATGGTAAGAATACGACACATCGTCTTTACTGGGTGATGCAGTACAGAATTCAGTCCGATTTCCCGAAGAATTCCAGACCCATCTTCCTGAATACGCGCTCGTGTTATATTCAGCCAGCCCTGTCGGGAAAGCAGAGAAACCCGTCGAATTCCACTTTTCAGAAACGACATAATCGGTCCAGGAATAAAGCCAGCCCGCTTCCGATTCCAGGGATGTGACAGAATGTTCCGTAAAGAGGTTTTCCCATTCCGTATAGCTCGGGATGTGCCAGCCTTCGGGGCAAACACCCCGGTACGGAAGCGTTATAAGACTATCGGGAATAAGTTCGTTCTTGTAAACGGTATCGATAGCCATCGCAGCGACCCAGGAATAGCTACGGCCACCAAGCCCGCACTCGCTTCCATTATAATCATGGCAATAGCTTTCCAGGTACATAAATCCCGAGTTGTCGTAATAGTTGAGGTTCTCGGCCATCCAGGTATTTCCATCGATATCGATAGTCTTGTAAACATGGCCGTCTCGGGGGTCTGTCATTGTGCCATATTCTTTATCTTTAGCAAAAATATCGCTCTGCTTGAAACTATAAGGGCCATCTTGTTCCCAGTTGCTATTGCGGCAATAGAACGTGAAACCGAACAGGTTGTATGTATCTCCCTCGTTCGCCTTGAGGCAAGGATGAAGTTCGCAAATTTCGTAATACGAGGCTCTACGCCATGCGCCCCCGTCGTAGACATAGTAGGCAGCTTCCGGCTCACCCTTCACAATGCATTGATCGGGCAACTTAGGCCTATCCCATCCAGAGGAGTCCCTAGTGAATCTCGCTATAGCAAACGACCCTTCACCAATGGGCTTAAGACCAATAGTATCGGCAACGGAATCGGGAACGATGTACCAATGCCCTTCGCTGCACTGGTAATAACCGTTCTTGGAATACCCCAGGGTTTCGTTCAAGATGAATTCACCCTCGCGGCCAGCAGTACACTCTCCAAACGCAGAATCGCGACGATCCGTTATGATGTGTTCTAGTTCGTGATCCAATATCGTAGAATCCCAAGACGGGATTTCAGGTGATTCCGGGAAAGAGCCAAGGGCCCAGTCGCTATAGGGGATCCATTTCAAGTCTTTGCAGACATAGCGAATCTTCACGCTGTAATTGTAGTACTCATCTCCTTCGAGTTCGCAATCTTCTTTGGGAGCTTCATCCCAGCGCGAAGTATCCAATACGGCGTTAAATTCGCTTTCGATCCAGCCGATTTTCGAGAAACACTTCAGAGTCCGATCCAAGGCTTTGACATAAACGGCCGCCTTGTTGATCGAGGAATCGCACTCGGGCAAATCCGACAAACCTGAAACCGAGCCAAGGCTATCGATATTGACGCTAGAAGAATACCGGTTCGAACTGGAACTCGACTTGGCACTCGAGCTTGATTTTGTACTTGAACTCGATTTTTTATTCGAACTCGAAGATTGGGGATGCTTATCCAGCCAATCCTGATAGACAGTCCACTTTCCCTTGGTGCAAATGACGGTCTCGTTTTCTTCGGACAGGTAAACAATGACACCTTCCTTGGAATTGTCACATCCGTACGCTTCCAAGTCTTCCATGCTCTTTGTATAAACGCCCTCACCTTGATACATATCGGCATAAGAGCTATCGCCGCCGCAACACCAGAAGGCCATTCCAGAAATCGCAGCCAGAACTAACGGGATTTTCGTTAAAGTCTTCATCAGTCATTACCCCCTACACTTCTGATGCAGCGCACTGCAATGGCACTAGTTTTTATAAAATAACTGACATAAGATCTTCCCACGCGGAAAGATCCCTCGTATGCCTCATACGCTCTATTCGTTGTAGACCAGAAGTAGGCCTGATGATAAGTTGTTCCAGGCGCTGTCGGGAGAATCGTCATCCCATCTTCATTGAACTGTCCTATATTCTTATAGACGTCGACATCGGAAACCCAGGTGCATTCAGCCAAGGAATTTTTTTCGGCTTTCGAGAACAAATTCCACTCGGAAGATAGGGGGATTCTCCAACCCACAGGGCAGATTCCCTGCCAATCCAAAGTATCCTTGAATATGGTGCTCTTGTAAGTCGCAGACAACCGCATGGCTTCTAGCCAAGTATACATGCGACCGGCAATGGCACAATTTTTCGGATCCTGATTGTAGCACTCGCCCACATCGGAATCCACCCCCGCATAGTTCAAGTTCTCCGCCATCCATTCATAATCACCAATCTGCACCGTCTTGTATGTCTGTCCGTCACGTTCATCTATCAAGGTTCCGTAAGAAACATTCTTGTTGAAGTGTTTTTCTACAGGAAGCTCATACATGTTAGAGAGGGACCACCTGTTCTTTTCGCGGCATGTGAACGGGATATCTTCGAGGTACGCTAATTCTCCAATATTTGCAGCGGAGCACATCTTGTTGAAGCAGAGTTCGGTTGAATCGGCCAGTCTCCACTTGTTGTCATAGACATATACCCCGTGCGTGATGTTGGAAAACGCCTTGTCGCAGTATGCCGACATGGACTTTTGAGGAGTTCCCATCAGGCCTTCCTTGAAGGTGCCGTTCGTTGCGGTTCCAAAACCGTAAGTATCGGCATTTTCGGCCAATACCGGAATCCACACACCCTTCAGGCAATAGTACAGGTCGCTGCGCGAAACTCTGATTACCTTTTCGCTGTCCAGAGCGACCTTGCCAAGATTATCGCCGGCACACAAGCCCAGGACTCTTTCGGCATTCGCCATGGTCGTATCGTATTCGGAGGAATACTGGGCGCTGCTACTGTAAATAGTCAAGGAATCCATCTCGAAAAAGTTCGACAAATCCGACTTACCGGCGCGCGGATCGTTCATCGAAGCCGAAGATTTCGGAGCATCATCCAAGGTGGGCACGAACTCTTCCCAGTGTTCGTCATGGCAACGCAAGTAGCCATTCAACGAAGCGACAAACACGAATTTTCCCTCATGACTGCTGTTGCAATCTTGCAGGTACCTTAAGGATATCAAGGTATCATCTGCGGCGACGTACAAGTTCAGCGAGGTTGTAATCTGGCTAGACGAGGATTTTTCGTTCCCCGAACTCGTCGATGGCGTACTGGAGCTTGACTTCGCTTCGCTACCGCTCGAACCGTTGTCTTTACTGCCGGAGCTTTTTTCTTCTGGTGGGTCCTGGTCTTCTTCAGTAAATTCGAACATCATCCAGAAGCCATCCTTGCATGTCACGTAGATGTCTTCATCGTTGACATAGACCGAATCGCCTTCCTGTCCTTTTCCGCAATCCCCGAGTTCTTCCATAGAAAACGCGGTCTGCATTTTAGGATCGAAATTAGAACCGGACGAATCATCACCACAGCCGAGTACGAAAGCACAACTCATTACTGAAATTGCACTCGCAAAATTCCTAGCCCATTTATTCATAAGAAGTTTCCTTTCTTATAAAAATAGCTATTTCTTACCTTTCCAAATTCAAGCAGGGCGACTTTCGCGCCCATTCGCTACCGTCTTTTGAAAACGACAATTTCGGCATCGGCTCCGTTCTTGCCGTATTCGCTTACGAGAATGTTGCGTTCGTCGCAGGCGATTCCAAAACAGCGGCCTTCGGCGTTTTGCTTTTCGACCTGGTTGCCCCAATAGCTTGCGTTATCGTCCAATAGCTTGACGCTGTTGCCGTTAATTTTGTATTCCTGATTGATGAACGAACCCTGCAGCACAAAGAGGTTGTCGATAGTCGGCATGTCCTTGATATTAAGCGCATTGACCTCCTCGATGAACTTCTGCTTCATGGGCGAAGTGGCGTGCGGCAATTGGTCCGCAGGGAGGCGCCAGCGCTTGAGCGTCGGGAAATACTTGCGGAGTTCCACCTTGTATTCTTCGCGGGTCAAGTTCTTGCCGGTGTTCTTGTTGAATTCATCGACGAACTGCGAGCAGAATTCGACCATCTGCTCCATGTTGAAGTCGCCGGTGAATGCACCGTCTTTGTAGCAGTAGATGCAGTATTCTTCGTTCTTGCTGCCGTCGGCGTTTGTGCCCAAGATTTCCGGTGTGAGCGGCATTCCGCAGCTCTGACAAAATTTCATTTCCATAAGTTCTCCTTTATTTCTTCTTTATCGGGTGGCGGATGACTGTTTTCAACTTTTCCGGGGCGACTTTGCGCGCGTCGGAAAGGTAAATCTCGTGATGACGCCTCGTGTCCGAGATGTCATTTTCGTAGCCGTTATCGGCGATAAACTTGTCCATTGCAACGATTGTCGCGGGTTCGTCATCGTACGAGCCGGAATGCATGCACTGCACACAAAGTCCTTCTTCGATTTCTAGAAATTCGACTTTTGAAAAGTCCATTTTCTTTTTGCGAGTCGCTTCTTCAATCGCCCAAACGAAATCGACTTTGGTAACAAAGTCAGGGAGCCTGATGACAGAAATCCACTGGAAATTTTCCTTGTGGCTGTAATCGATTCCGTCAACGTCGTCCTGCCACCAGAATCCTTCAAGTGGCGGCACGACGTAATCAAAGTAACCCTCGATTTTGTGGTCACCCTTTTTACTCATCTTAATCGTGTATGCAATTCCGTACAAAAGTTCGATAGACTTTTTGTATTCACCATCTTCTTCATTCGGGTTGCCCCTGCCACGCACCGCGATGTAGTTCATCTTCGGGACGGTGACGATTTCCGGCCTGCCCTTCGGCATGTAGAATTCCTTGTATTCTTTTTTAAAGTCAAAAGGCATGAAATTTCCTCCTTACAACACGTGTACAAATGTATACTATTTAAAAATTCTCGTCAAGTCCTTTTCGCTTTTTTTTCGGAATTTGTTAGTATCGGTTTCCATATTCCTTTCGTGCTTCACAAGTTCTCCTAACTCCAGGCCAGTAGCACCATGCAATAACAGCGGGAATGAGGGACGAGACACATCGCAACCAAGTAAAATCATTGATACAGCTAAAACCACCAACCAGAGCGCGAAGGCTGTAGAGCACAACAATGGTGATGACTGCCATACGTGTCAAGGGCAAGCGCCGAATGTCGCCGGTAGCCGAGAGTGCGTAAAGTCCAGCCACGCAGAATGCAAAGGCAAGACCGATGGTCAATGCGTACAACATCCAAACGTGACCTGATACCATCTGATGCATAAAGTCTTTAATTCCATAGGCTTCAAATGCCTCGTCTAAAGCGAACAGGCAGCATACATGACCAATAGCTATAAGGAAGTGGAGCGCTGCTCCGAATCGTAATTTTTTCATGTTTTTTTATCGAAGTTCATCGATTGCTTTTTGCAAGTTCGCAAGGAACTTCCCGGCGTGAGCCCCGTCCATTTGCGTGTGGTGGAATTGGAACGAAACCGGCAATTCATAGCGGAAAAGACGCTTCCTGTAACGTCCCCAAATCATAAACGGATTGTTGAAAATGCCGGAATTCATGCCGACGGCACCGTCGATTTCCGCATCGATGATGGCCGATGTGCCGATGACCATACTGTTCTCGGACAAGTCCCAATCCGTACAACTTTCTGCCACGATTTTTGTGTATTTGAGATAGTCGCGGTTGAATATCGTCAAGTCTTCGGAATACGGGATGTCGCAAGAGCTGACTTCGCCTTCGTCGTTTTTCACGATTGTATTCACCGCAATCGAATCGTATTGCATAAGCTTGCCGTTTACCGGGAGCATGTAAAATTCCTTAACGTTTGCCGCGGCCTTGCCGATGCAGTAATCCATAAGCATGTTGAACTTCAAGCCGCGCTTCTTGCTTACCTTCACGAGTCTTGTGACGTTTAGCGATTTGAAAAATGTCACCATCGGATTTGGAGCCTGCATCCAAAACTCAAACGCTTTTGCTCGAGTTGTACTTTTCGGATCAATTTCTTTTGCCATAATGAACTTTGGTCACCTTAATAAATTTGCTGTCCGCCCCAAGATGGGGCAGACTATAGATATAGTTTATTCTATGGGAATCTGGATAACCGAGAGCCATTTTTCAGGGTCTTCTTGGTTCCAGGCTCCGTCGATGTAGCTGGTGCGGGGCTTTCCCGCGATTTTGTACCCCTTTTCTTCGATGTAGCGGAATGCTTCGATGAACGACTCGTAGAAACGTTCATAAGGGCCGATGTGCTTCATGCAGAGGGCCTTGGGAACAGCCGGAATGCGCTTGAACTTGATAATGTCGCTGTCGGTCCCCATTTCTACAACTTGCTCGCAGTATTCGATATCGATATCTGTCGGGGTGTATTCCTTGTTGTGTTCGACAGTAAAGCAGTATTCGGGTTTGGGACACTTGCAACCGAGACGTTTCATTTCAGGGCCGATTTTTTCGTAGCACATGGGGCCCAGCACTTCGAAGTTGGGAATGATTTCCCGATGACTTGCCACGATGATTTCCGGCAGAGACTGGATGCTGAATTTATCCACTGTATTCATTTCCTTTAGAGAATTCTTCCAGTTGAGCAGTTGGTCGCGGCGGGCAATCAAACGTTTCAGTTGTGTTTCCGTTTCCTTGATTTTCTCTTCCATCTGGTGGATGCTTGGCGTGTGCGAATCGTCTTCGTACAGTTCCTTGATTTCGTCCAGCGAGAATCCGAGATTTTGCAATTCGCGGATGCTTTTCAACTTTTGCATCTGATCGATACTGTAGTAACGGTAACCCGTCAGGTTGTCCACGTCGTGGGGCAATAGCAGACCTTTCTGTTCGTAGTGACGCAAGGTCTTTACCGTCACCTGCATCAGCTGCGAGAACTCTCCGATTTTGAGTTTGGTTTTGTAGTTTGTCATCGTACGATTTTGGTTAGGATTCGAATCTGCTAGAAATATAAGGCCTGCCCCAAGGGACGAGTCAAGGGGAAAATACTAAAAAACAAAAAAAGTCGCCGTGAGTGTCGGCAGCACTTGCGGCGGGAAGCCCACATCGTGCGCCGACCAGCTCGCCCGCGCCGTGCTCGGGAAAGAAGCGTAATATCTTAATTATACGGGCAGTCCGTTTACTTTATTTGACAACAATCTGTCTTGTTTCGGCAAAACCCTGGCCATAAATTCTAAGGAGGAGTGTACCGCGCGGCAGGTGGCCGAGGTTGATTGTAGTCGAAGCGCCAACATCGAGGGTTTCGAGCAGGTGGCCCATCATGTCGAATATCAGCAAGTTCGCACTGGGCACGCTTGCAAGAGTGACGCTCAATTCGTTGTTCACGAAATTTACATTGAACATATTTTGCACAACATAAATCGCAGTCGTGAGTTCACTTGAAGAACTTTCGGCAGCTTCACTACTACTAGACTCCGCGGCGCTGCTGCTTGATGCTACAGAAGACGAACTTGGGGAAACTTCGCTGCTGCTAGAGACAGAGCTAGAAGAATAGTCGGGATTTGCCGAAATGTTGACGGAGGCATTAGCTTCGGCGTTATTGTCGTTGCCTTGTGCGGTTACGGTTATGGTCAGCACATGGTCACCGATATCTTGAGGAACGGTTCCCGTGATAATGACGAGATCCTTTTCTTTATCCTGATTGACTTCGAAGCCTTCGAGAATCCCGTCAACGGTCGCGTTCTGCATGTGGGCATACCTGAACACGATCGGTTTGATTGCGTCGCCTGCAACGACATCTTGCGTTTCGTTTTCGATAGCGACTAACGTCGTTGTGAACTTTTTGTGTTTGACAGAAATTGTGCCGTTAAAGACGATGGAATCTTTTTCCATAATGTAGGCTGCTAGTCTATAATTAAAATCGCCATCGGGATGGTCCTGGCCCGTGGCACCCGAAATTGTAATTATAGCAGATTCGTCGTCTATTTTTGCCGAAATTCCCTCAGGCACGCCAGAAAGATTTTCTTTAAGCAATTCTGTATAACCGAACACAATGGGCTCAATCTCATCGCTTGCGGTAACTGTTTGGTCAAGGTTTCCGCTGATATGCTCCACTTGTTCATTTAACGGAGTGATGTTTATACCGGTTGTGATTTGCAGGTATTCATGGGCATAATTCCCAGCTGCGGTAAATGACATTTCGTATTCGTCCCCGGGGGTGTTAGCCGGAATGCGACCGGATATGGTGCACTCGGCTTTACTGCTTGGCAGTGTGCCGCAATCCAGTTTCAGTCCCAGCGTCTTGACCGTTGTATTTACCGGGTAATTGATATAAAAATCATAAACTCGATTGAGTTCCGTAATTTCGTAAACGACAGGTTCGATGAAGTCTCCCGCTTTTACTGTTTGCACCGACTTTCCGCTGATGAGCCTATGGCTTATGTGAGTATTGAATTGGGCTATGGCGGTTTGCGTCATAGCCAATAGGGCAATTATGGAAACAATAATCTTATGCATAATCAGGCTTACTACTCCCCTTTCTGCACACAATATAGTTATTTTGCACTGAATAGAAGCATAATTACCCGTTACCGTTTCTTGAATACGACGATTTCAGCATCGGCACCGTTTTTGCCGTATTCGCTCACGAGAATGTAGCATTCGTCGCAGGCGATTCCGAAGCAACGGCCTTCGGCGTTTTGCTTTTCGACCTGGTTGCCCCAGTAGCTTGCGTTGTCGTCTAAAAGCTTGACGCTGTTGCCGTTGATCTTGTATTCCTGATTGATGAACGAGCCCTGCAGAACAAATAGGTTGTCGATGGTCGGCATGTCTTTGATGTTCAGCGCATTGATCTCTTCAATGAACTTCTGCTTCATGGGCGAGGTGGCGTGGGGCAATTGGTCCGCGGGGAGGCGCCAGCGCTTGAGTGTCGGGAAGTACTTGCGAAGCTCCGCCTTGTATTCTTCGCGGGTCAGGCTTTTGCCTGTATTCTTGTTGAATTCATCGACGAACTGCGAGCAGAATTCGACCATCTGTTCCATGTTGAAGTCGCCGGTGAACGCGCCGTCTTTGTAGCAGTAGATGCAATATTCCTCGTTCTTGCTGCCGTCGGCGTTGGTGCCCAAGATTTCCGGTGTGAGCGGCATTCCGCAGCTCTGACAAAACTTCATTTCCATAAGTTCTCCTTTATTTAACACATACACAAATGTACACTATTTTAAAATTCTTGTCAAGGAACTTATTCAAATTATTTCAAAATTTGAGCAATCGGTTCTAGGGTATCAAAATTCACGAAGTCCACTTGCTTGCCGTAGGTGGCGATGAGAGCGCGGACTTCGGCGTTACGCTCCGCTTCGGGGATTTTCGTGACCTTCGAATACAAAAGTTTCATCATGATTCTGTGTTTCAGGCTGAGTCTGGTGTAATCGATGGCGCCGCGAAGGTGGAAAATTTTACTTTCATCGTAATGCGATGCGGGAACCTGCTTTTTGAGGCAGTCCCTGATGTGGTTGACGTTTTCGGCATCGGTCGGGTCGGCGAGACCGACAGTCGCGACAAACAGTTCCTGACTTGCAGAGAGGCCGCAAACCGTTTTCTTGAGGCCCATGACACCGCCGGCGCAGAGGGCGCCCAGATAGACGATGCGGTCATAGCCGGCAACGCTTTTCACGTCTTTAAAGAAAACTGCCTTGAGCCCCGTGATTTCGGCGAGGCGTTCAGCGTAGCGTTTTGTCGAGCCGTAGCGGCTTCCGTAGATGATGATAGTGTTCATCCGATTATAATCCTTTCTTTGAGGCTTTATCACACCACGTCATATCCCGCATCAGACAAGACTTTCAGCGCTTTCTCGAAATTTTCGGCTTTCACAAGGATATAATCCGTATTGAAAGTGGATATCGCAAAAATTCCAACGCCATTTTCTGCAAGAATAGCCGAGAGTTTCGAAAGGATACCTATAAGAGAAAAATCAAGTACACCCTGAATACGGAATCCCCGCCATCCATCATCTCGTTCAATAGTATTTTGGGGTACATCATCTGTTTTGCATACGAGGGATATTTCTTCGTCGGTCTTGCCAATGAAATAAAAATCCTTACCCGTATCGACATCACTAACGTCCGCTACTTTACAGACTGTTAGTTTATGATCCAATTTCTTTATTACCATAAATTCAATCGTTTGTTAGAGTTTTACTTTCGTCGTTGACTATACTAAATACAAAAGATTTAGGACGTTCGCCACCCCAAATTAACTCCAGGCCAGTAGCCGAGAGTGCATAAAGTCCAGCCACGCAGAATGCAAAGGCAAGACCGATGGTCAGGGCATACAACATCCAAATGTGGCCTGATACCATCTGATGCATGAAGTCTTTAATTCCATAGGCTTCGAATGTCTCGTCTAAAGCGAACAGGCAGCATACATGACCAATAGCTATAAGGAAGTGAAGCGCCGCTCCGAATCGTAATTTTTTCATGTTTTTTATCGCAGTTCGTTGATAGCCTTTTGCAAATTCGCGAGGAATTTCCCGGCATGAGCCCCGTCCATTTGCGTATGATGGAACTGGAATGATACAGGCAATTCGTAATGGAAAAGACGTTTCCTGTAACGCCCCCAAATCATAAACGGGTTGTTGAAAATGCCGGAATTCATGCCGACCGCGCCGTCGATTTCCGCATCGATGATGGCCGATGTGCCGATGACCATGCTGTTCTCGGACAAGTCCCAATCCGTACAACTTTCTGCCACGATCCTTGTGTATTTGAGATAGTCGCGGTTGAATGTCGCCAAGTCTTCGGAAAACGGAATGTCGCAAGAGCTGACTTCGCCTTCGTCGTTTTTCACGATTGTATTCACCGCAATCGAATCGTATTGCATAAGCTTGCCGTTTACCGGGAGCATGTAAAATTCCTTAACGTTTGCCGCGGCCATGCCGATGCAGTAATCCATAAGCATGTTGAACTTCAAGCCGCGCTTCTTGCTCACCTTCACGAGTCTTGTGACGTTTAGCGATTTGAAAAATGTCACCATCGGATTTGGAGCCTGCATCCAAAGCTTGAACGCCATTGCTCTAGTGGTGCTTTTCGGATCAATTTCTTTTGCCATTTTTTTGCCTTAATTTTCCGTCAACGGACATCAGCATAAACAATGTTGTGATGGGGCGGTTCATTTCTTGTAGGTTTTGAAAAAATGCTGCAAGTGCTTTTCGATGAATTTGAGCGCTTCTTTTTCGCATTTCGGCTGGCGATCAACTTTAGAAATCCAGAGTGCGACGGGGGCCGTAATCTCTGTCGCTAGCATTTCTGGGTCGTCTTTGACGATTATTCCTGCGGCCATCAATGTTTCGAGAATTTTCTGGTACATTTGCAAAAGTCCGTCCACCTGATGCCTTGTGGTGATTTCGGCGAGGCGTTCGCTGCGGAATTGTTCTTGCACCAAGAAAACACGCATCTTCTTGATAATCGGGTCGTTCATTGTAAAGCGGATTCTTTTCATCATTTCGTGGATGAATCCGTCGATATTCCCGGGAATTGTGCCGATTTTTTTCGCGGAACCGAACGATTCCTCATAACGCGCTTCGGCGATGTCGATGAGCGCATTCAAGATGTCTTCTTTGCCCTTGAAGTGCTTGTAAAGCGACGGCGCCTTGATGCCGACATCCTGGGCGATTTGCTCCACGCTGGTGCCGTCGTATCCGTTTTTGGCAAATAGCGTTAGGGCGGTTTCAAGGATTTTTTCTTTTGTAGACATGACGCCTCTACAGTTGGCTAACATTCATTAGCTAAAATAGCTAATATTTATTAGCCTGTCAAGAGGAAAACATCATCATCGGAGCCAAAACGGCAACCGTAAATGACGAGCGTCTTTGTCACTTCAAGAACAGCGAGAGTTTGCCGAAGTCTAGAATCGTGATAAACACGAAGAAGCTGATGAAGAACGCGGCAGCCACATTCTGAATGACCGTCTGCGTCTTGGTGGAAAGCGGCTTACCGCGCAGTTTTTCGATACCGAGGAACATGAGGAGGCCACCGTCGGTAATCGCGAGCGGAAGCAGGTTCATGACGCCCAAGTTAATGCTGATGAGCGCAAGGAGCATCAAGAAATCCTGGAAGCCGCTCATCCACACGTTACCCATGACGGCAACAATCGAGACCGGACCGGAGAAGGCATCGACCTTGACTTGTCCCTGGAACATGCGCTTGAAATAGCGGAAGATGCTCGTGGTCATTTTCCAGCTGGTGGCGCAAGTTTTCGTGAAAGCTTCTACAGGGCCGCGGCGCACAATTTTCGTTTCGCGGAAGAGCACGTAGCCCATCTGGATGCCGACCATATAGCGTTTATATTCTTCGTTGTAAACAGGCGTGAGCGAATTGGTAAGCGTATCGCCGTTACGGATAACGGTAATGTTTACGGGTTCGCCCTTGCTACCGTCGATAATGCGCACGACTTCTTCGTAGCGGGAAATATGTTCGCCGTTAATTTCAAAGATGGTATCGCCCACGGCAAGGCCCGCCTTTTCAGCTGCAGAGCCCGCTACAGGAGGCAAGCGTACAATCACGCGGTTACGCGGGTAAATGCCAATGTCGCCAATTCCCATCGCAATTTCGGAGCTGGCAGAATCTTGCGCCGGAATCACAAGTTCTTCGGGGACAACCGTAATGGTCAACGGTTCGCCGCCACGGTGCACGGTAAGCGGGACGCTTGCGCCGAGGCTTACGCCAATCTGTTCGCGGAAATCATCCCAGCCCTGAGTGGGCTTGCCGTTGATTTCAGTGATGGTGTCGCCCGGCTGAATGCCAGCGGTTACGGCCGGAGAATCTTTTGCGACAAAGCCCACGATCAAATCGTTCGTTGCCGGTTCTTCGACACCGACCATGTAAAGAATCATCAACAAGATAAAGGCAAATACAATGTTGATGAACGGGCCCGCAAATGCAATCGACGCGCGAGCGCCCACCGATTTCGCCACAAAATCACGTTCGTCCGGGACCTGGCCTTCCTTGAGCGTATCGGGATTTTCACCCGCCATGGCCACATAGCCACCAAACGGAATCGCCGAAATACAGTATTCCGTTTCGCCGTGACGGAACTTGATAAGTTTCTTTCCGAAACCGATGCTGAAAGTATTCACCTTGACATTATTCCACTTTGCCACCAAAAAATGGCCCAGTTCGTGAATAGTCACCAGGAAACTCAGGCCAATCAGGCCGAGCACAAACATCAATACATTACTGAGAATCGATTCCATCGTGTAATAATGTAGTAAAATGCACCAAGAGATCCTTCGACTTCGTCACATCGTGACTACGCTCAGGATGACACAAGACAAAAGAAGATGTACAGTCCGGCATGACAATTTTAGCGTAGTCTTCTCAGGCCGCGGGGCATCGGGACTTCGGTGCCGTCTTCCTGCAACAGGTAAATGTTGTCGAGGCTGATGTAACCCGTGCCGCTGTAGCGGGCGCGCCAAGAGAAGTTCTTGATTTGCTTCGGGTCGAGTTGCGGAA comes from Fibrobacter sp. UWH4 and encodes:
- a CDS encoding FISUMP domain-containing protein, giving the protein MKTLTKIPLVLAAISGMAFWCCGGDSSYADMYQGEGVYTKSMEDLEAYGCDNSKEGVIVYLSEENETVICTKGKWTVYQDWLDKHPQSSSSNKKSSSSTKSSSSAKSSSSSNRYSSSVNIDSLGSVSGLSDLPECDSSINKAAVYVKALDRTLKCFSKIGWIESEFNAVLDTSRWDEAPKEDCELEGDEYYNYSVKIRYVCKDLKWIPYSDWALGSFPESPEIPSWDSTILDHELEHIITDRRDSAFGECTAGREGEFILNETLGYSKNGYYQCSEGHWYIVPDSVADTIGLKPIGEGSFAIARFTRDSSGWDRPKLPDQCIVKGEPEAAYYVYDGGAWRRASYYEICELHPCLKANEGDTYNLFGFTFYCRNSNWEQDGPYSFKQSDIFAKDKEYGTMTDPRDGHVYKTIDIDGNTWMAENLNYYDNSGFMYLESYCHDYNGSECGLGGRSYSWVAAMAIDTVYKNELIPDSLITLPYRGVCPEGWHIPSYTEWENLFTEHSVTSLESEAGWLYSWTDYVVSEKWNSTGFSAFPTGLAEYNTSAYSGRWVWNSSGNRTEFCTASPSKDDVSYSYHAYMTSRYAGLYKYYRRNGCFVRCLKD
- a CDS encoding FISUMP domain-containing protein is translated as MQTAFSMEELGDCGKGQEGDSVYVNDEDIYVTCKDGFWMMFEFTEEDQDPPEEKSSGSKDNGSSGSEAKSSSSTPSTSSGNEKSSSSQITTSLNLYVAADDTLISLRYLQDCNSSHEGKFVFVASLNGYLRCHDEHWEEFVPTLDDAPKSSASMNDPRAGKSDLSNFFEMDSLTIYSSSAQYSSEYDTTMANAERVLGLCAGDNLGKVALDSEKVIRVSRSDLYYCLKGVWIPVLAENADTYGFGTATNGTFKEGLMGTPQKSMSAYCDKAFSNITHGVYVYDNKWRLADSTELCFNKMCSAANIGELAYLEDIPFTCREKNRWSLSNMYELPVEKHFNKNVSYGTLIDERDGQTYKTVQIGDYEWMAENLNYAGVDSDVGECYNQDPKNCAIAGRMYTWLEAMRLSATYKSTIFKDTLDWQGICPVGWRIPLSSEWNLFSKAEKNSLAECTWVSDVDVYKNIGQFNEDGMTILPTAPGTTYHQAYFWSTTNRAYEAYEGSFRVGRSYVSYFIKTSAIAVRCIRSVGGND
- a CDS encoding zinc ribbon domain-containing protein, with translation MEMKFCQSCGMPLTPEILGTNADGSKNEEYCIYCYKDGAFTGDFNMEQMVEFCSQFVDEFNKNTGKNLTREEYKVELRKYFPTLKRWRLPADQLPHATSPMKQKFIEEVNALNIKDMPTIDNLFVLQGSFINQEYKINGNSVKLLDDNASYWGNQVEKQNAEGRCFGIACDERNILVSEYGKNGADAEIVVFKRR
- a CDS encoding GyrI-like domain-containing protein, translating into MPFDFKKEYKEFYMPKGRPEIVTVPKMNYIAVRGRGNPNEEDGEYKKSIELLYGIAYTIKMSKKGDHKIEGYFDYVVPPLEGFWWQDDVDGIDYSHKENFQWISVIRLPDFVTKVDFVWAIEEATRKKKMDFSKVEFLEIEEGLCVQCMHSGSYDDEPATIVAMDKFIADNGYENDISDTRRHHEIYLSDARKVAPEKLKTVIRHPIKKK
- a CDS encoding CatA-like O-acetyltransferase, family 2 — its product is MAKEIDPKSTTRAKAFEFWMQAPNPMVTFFKSLNVTRLVKVSKKRGLKFNMLMDYCIGKAAANVKEFYMLPVNGKLMQYDSIAVNTIVKNDEGEVSSCDIPYSEDLTIFNRDYLKYTKIVAESCTDWDLSENSMVIGTSAIIDAEIDGAVGMNSGIFNNPFMIWGRYRKRLFRYELPVSFQFHHTQMDGAHAGKFLANLQKAIDELR